Proteins from one Bacteroides zhangwenhongii genomic window:
- the lptC gene encoding LPS export ABC transporter periplasmic protein LptC — translation MSITIVLGTIVMLLLFPSCGGKSKAIGEAITERDSLPMMSTLGVTTLISDSGVTRYRVKTEEWQMFDRKKPSYWAFEKGVYLEQFDSIFHIEASIKADTAYYYDKERLWKLIGNVDIQNRKGERFNTELLYWNEATQKVYSDKFIRIQQPDRTITGHGFDSNQQMTVYTIHNIEGIFYVDDEAGTTQPELKALPDSVKKDSVK, via the coding sequence ATGAGCATAACAATTGTCCTGGGGACAATTGTTATGCTTCTTTTATTTCCTTCCTGTGGCGGCAAGTCGAAAGCGATAGGTGAAGCTATCACTGAACGGGATTCTCTTCCGATGATGAGTACGCTAGGGGTCACTACCCTTATATCCGATTCCGGAGTGACACGTTATAGAGTGAAAACGGAAGAGTGGCAGATGTTCGACCGAAAGAAACCTTCTTATTGGGCATTTGAAAAAGGAGTATATCTGGAGCAGTTTGACTCTATCTTTCATATAGAAGCCAGTATCAAAGCGGATACTGCCTACTACTATGACAAAGAAAGGCTTTGGAAGCTGATAGGGAACGTAGATATACAGAACCGGAAAGGCGAACGTTTCAATACGGAATTGTTATATTGGAACGAAGCTACCCAGAAGGTGTATTCCGACAAGTTTATACGTATTCAGCAGCCGGACCGTACTATCACCGGACATGGCTTCGACTCCAACCAGCAAATGACAGTTTACACCATTCACAATATAGAGGGTATTTTCTATGTGGATGATGAAGCGGGCACTACGCAGCCGGAACTGAAAGCCTTGCCGGATTCCGTGAAAAAAGATTCTGTGAAATAA